The following DNA comes from Nitrogeniibacter aestuarii.
TGCCCCCGGTCGGGCCGGGCAGGTCGGAGATGGTGACGCCGTTCTGCAGAATGGTCTGGAAGGTCATGGCCTGGACGCCCGGCGGCGTGGCACGGGCCAGAGCCGGCACATCGCCCGCGCTGCCGTAGAAGCAGCCGACCCAGATGGGTTTGTCCGGGTCGCCCTGTTCGAACTCCACCCACACACCGGAGCCGATCTCGGGCAGGGCGAACATGCCGTTCTGAAGACCCGCCACCGGCACGCAGGGCATGGCCCAGTTCACGGCGCCAATGCCGGCCACATCAAGGACCTGAACCTGCAGGCGGCCTTGCTGCAGCGGATCGAGATTGCTCAGCACCGTGCCCCGGTACTTGCCGAAGAACTGTTGTTGGCTCATACCGGCACCCTCGGGGTGATCGACACCAGCCCGTTGCGGGTGAGGTCGAATTGCTGCTCGAACTTGCCCCGCTCGATGGTGCTGGTGACCTTGCTCACGTAGTACAGCCCGTCGTAGGCGATGCCCGCGCCGCGCACGCCCACCAGCCGCCGCGCCTTGAGCATGCGGCCGTAGCGCATCACGCTGAGAGAACCGCTGGCGGTGACGGCGTCCTGGGACTTCTTCGACTCGTTGAGGCCGGCGGAGATGGCCTGCATGGGGTTCATGCTGGCGGTGTCTTTCATCATCTTGATGTTGGCCAGGGGGGTGGAGATCACGCCCAGCGGCGGCTGCAGGGGGTTCAGATCCGGGATGGGGATGGGGATCGGCACCCGGGTGATCTGGTTCTGGATGAAGACGATGGGCAGCACGCCCTTGGTGGGGTCGAAGCTGAAGTTGAGCGACTCCACGTTGGTGAAGCTGTCCATGTCGATGTTGAGCGCCGGCTGCGGCGGGCCGACCTTGATCTCGGGCCCGAAGTAGGCGACGTTGGTCAGCGGCTCGGGCCCCGGTTCGATGTAGAACACGTAGCCCACCTGTTCGGCCAGGCGACGGATGTAGGCCAGGTCGGACCCCTGTTGCGAGGGGATGCGTTCGACCGGGATCGGGGCGTCCGGAAACAGCTCGGGGATCGCCAGGGGCAGCAGGCCGAAGGCGGCGTACTTGCTGCACAGCAGGGCCACTCGGGCGGGAATGGGCATGGGCAGCGGGGTGCCCGAGTAGTCGATGAGATCCATCACCCGGGTCAGGTCTTCGCCGGTGATGGTGATCGAACCGGGCTGGCCCTGCTGGCCGGCCTGCACCTCGATGTTGGTCATGACGCCGTCGAACAGCGGCTCGGGACGACCGCCCAGGGTGACGATGAGCACCACCCGCAAGGGCGGTGTGTAGGGCCCCGAGTTCTGGGCGCCGGCGATCAGGAAGATGGTGTTCAGTTCCGACTTGCTGGTGACCTTGAAGCGCAGCTGGAACCCACTGACCTGACCGGCCGCCGAGGTGACCTCCACATGATCGAGGGCGTCGATCATGAAGGCGGGGGCCGCCACGGGGATGACCGGGCCGATCAGCAGGCTCAGGTGCAGGGCACTACTCATCGATGCCTCCGGGCACGCCGGCCGGCAGGGTCACTCGCACGGTGGTGCCCACCGTGTCGGTGAGGTCTTCCGGCCGCATGGCCGCATTGGCGTCGCACAGGCGCCAGTACTGTTGCGGGTCGTCCAGATAGCGGGCCGCGAGATTGTCGATGCGGTCCCCGGCGGCTACCACATGCTCGCGCAGCAGCGCGTGGGCTTCGGGCGGGGGCACGAAACGGCGGCGCACGAAGCTCACCGGGGTGCCGTCGGGTCGCGTCCACTGCGCGGTGTCGAGACCGTGATAGCGGCTGTCCGGCGCGAACGCCGGGGTGGTGAGCGCATGGGCCTGCATGAACGCCTTGATGGGATCGGTCATTTGTCAGCCTCCGGAGGTGCGCACGGGCGTGTCGGGATTGCGCTGGAACCACAGGATCACGTCCGAGATGCGCATGCGGCCGCCCTCGGACGTGAACACGAAGATGTTCTTGAGCAGGGTGCTGGTCAGGGAGACCGGAAAGGTCTCCCACAATCCGTGCACGCTGCCGTCGTTGAGTTCGATGGTCTCGATGTTGCCGGGCATGTGTCCCGGGCGGATCGACAACGTCGTGCCCGGTCCCAGCGGCGGACTCGACAACGCCCGGGCCTTGTATGCGATGATCAGCTTCGCGTTGGCGATGTCGTCGGGTAGAAAGCAGGACAGTTCCTTGCTTTCGCCCGGTTCGAGCGTGAAGGGCGAATCCCGCAGAACGATATAGTCCGCCATGCTGGTCATGAGTCCGCCTCCTCGCCACACGGGGCTTGGGTGAGTGCACATGGGTTCATGGCAGGCCCCCGATGCCGAGCGAGTCGAACCCGAAGGTGGCCGCCTTGCCGGCCAGTTTTTCGCGCGACTGCAGATACGCCATGAACAGGCTACCGCCCTTGTGATCGAAGCCCAGGTCGTCGATGGTGAGGCTGCGCAGCCCCAGATTGACCTTGGCGTTGATCGGATTGAGATTGGTGTCGAAGGCTTCTTCGGTGATCGAAAACTCGGTGACCTTGACCGGGACGATGCGGTTGGGACCCCACACGAAAATCGGCAATGCGGCCTCGACCGGCGCGATTTCAAGCACCCCCGATGAGGCCAGTTCGTTGCGCGCGCGCAGCTCGCTTGAACTCGGATTGACCAGCGATTCGAGCAGGGCCAGTTGCGGGCCGATGCCGGCTTCGACCACCGTGGCGTGCTGGCCCGGAAACTCCAGCTGGTCGGCAGCGTCGATGTCGGCCTCGAGCTTGAAGGTTTCGATGGCCGGACCTTTCAGGCGCAGGGCTTCGGACTTGTCCGAGCCATCGTCCATGCCCTGCATCTGCAGCGAGCGGGTGAGTTTTTCCGGGTTGTACTGCAAGGCAATGACGCGCAGCGTCTTGCCCGTGTCCGGTTCGATGAGCACGATGCCGGCCTTGATGATGCGGGGGGAGGAGCTCATGCCCACGATGCGTCTCCGGTGCGCCAGACGATGGCCTGTACTTCACGGCCTGCGATTCCTGAGCTCATCTTCATCTCCTGGGGTGGCCGGGTCATGTCATCGGCTCGCCGCGAGTTTGTCGACCACGGTGTCGAAGTACAGCTTGGTGTTCGGGTCTTTCTCCTGCAGAAGCTCGCCCTTGGTCTTGTTGTCGGGGTCGTAATAGGCGCGGTAGCACACGGCAAACCATTCGCCGGCGTCGCGGAACTGATAGCGCCGGATCATGCGGTCGCGCGCGGCATGCATGTAGCGCACCCAGGTCTTGCCGTAGCTTTGCTGGTAGATGTGGTCGCCCAGGTGCTCCCCGCCGTTGGTCGTTTCGAACCACGGCGTGTCCAGACCTACCGGAATGGCTTCGAGCGCCGGATCGTCGAGCACCTCGCCACGGTCGGCACGCGGCAGGGCGGAGAACCAGGGATGCGCCTTGACGTCGCGCTTGAGATGTTCGGCTGACTGCGCGCCCATGGCGGCAGTCATGTCATTGATGACGTTGCCGCGCTGGGTCGGTTTGAGCACGTTCTTGATGCCGCCATCGGCGTCCTGAACCATGTCGACGGCGCAGTCGCGGTGGCTGGCGTATTCCTTCCAGCCACCCCGTTCGGGCTTGGCCGGTTCGGGGCCGTTGCTCCAGCCAAGCTGTTCATCGACCGCGTGTCCGGTCTCATGGATCATGGTGTTGATGACATCGTCCGCCCGCGTGTTCGAGGCCAGTTCCCGTTGGGTCGCGCTGAAGCGTCCACGGGTGATCGAACCGTTGTCTTTCTCCGCCTCTTCGAACTGACCGATGCGCTGGATGAACTGGTTGCCCGCCACATGGGCATCGGGCAGGTTGTCGAGTGCCATGTAGGTCTGGCGCAGCTTGTCGGCGTCCGGGGCGACCGGGGTGCCTTTGGTCATTGTGGATGGCCCGACGGTGACGTCGTACCGAATTTCGGCTGCACGCGTGAGGATGTCGATCGGTGCGTCCGGCGCTCTTTTGGCCACGGTGCGCATCACGCGGCGCTGGTCGTCATCGAGCGCGCCGGCGGTCAGGCCGTTCATCCACGGGAGCATGTACATCTGGAACTGCCCGTAGGAGGCGTTGCGCAGGAGGCGGTCCAGATTTTTCGATGCCGCCAGATCCGTCAGGAAAGCCTCACGCTCGCCGTCGGGGAGGTTGGCCATCACGTTGAACACACGGGCCACCTCGTCATTGGAGATGCCCCAGTCGAACAGGCCGAAACTCAGTTGCTCGTCCACATAGTCGCCGGTGCCGGCGACGCCAAGGCTCTTGACGATGCGGTTGTAGACCTCGCCGCTCTTGGCAGCATCGGGCAGATTGTCGACCAATCGGGTGACGTACTTGGTGCCCAGCAACGCCAGTTGCGCCGGCAGGTCGGCCTCGGGAATCGTCCCCAGCAGGGCCAGCGCGTCATTGGCTTCCTCGTCGGTGATGGCCCAGTCGAGGAAGCCATACGAGAGCTTGTCCCGCACATCGTCCACCACCGCGCGCTGGATGATGCTCACCCCCCCGGTACGTTGCTGAACCACATGAGCCAGCTCATGGGCGATCAATTCACGCCCGCGGGATGAGCCGGGCGCGAAGTGGCCCTGGCGGAATACCACATGCTCACCGACGGTGTATGCCTGCGCATTGACGGCGCGGGCCGACCGGTCAGCCTGGGCGTCGTGGTGAATCCGCACCTGATGAAAGTCATGCCCGAACCTGTCCTCGTAGAACGCGCGCTCAGCACCCGGCAGGGTGGCCCCCGCGCTGTTGAGCGCGTGCGTCACGATGGCAGGGGCGTGGTCGATGGACGCCGATGTGTTGCCACGGACACGACCAAGCGGCGGCGCTTCCATGCAGGTCGCATCCGTGCCCCCCATGACCTGTGTGGCCGTCCGGTCGGCTTCGCGCTCCAGGGCATCATGTCGGTGGCGGGCGGGCCGGCGACGTGTCGCCTGACTCGGGCGTTGGCGGACGTCGCTGGCGACGGCCTTGCCGGATCGCTGAGGGGCGTGCATGAATTCACTCATGACCCGCTCCCGTGACCAGCACCCGGGTCACCGCATCCGCCGTGGCGCGTGCATCCCGAGCGGGTGTGGCCGGGGCGCTCAGGCGCGCGCGACGGGGCTGTTCGCTCAGGGCAGATGTAACGCCTGGCTGATTCAATTGCTCCACCAGGGCGTGCTCGAGCGCCGCCCGGAAGGCGTCACCGAAGTCGGCATCCAGCCCCGTGAGGACAATGCGGTCGATGTGGACAACGATGCGGGTCATGTCCACCCCCGCGTTTCCGCCTCGGAGAAGGGCACGTCACGCTTGCCGGCCTCAGCGCGGGCGGCCTGCTGGAGCAATGCCATGGTGACCGGAGAGCCCGCTTCTGCCGCCAGGAAGGCCGCACCCAGCGCGATATTGCGTATGGTGCCGCCCGCCGCGTTCAGACGGGCGAGCCTGGCGTAATTGAGCCCCTGGGTGGGCGTTTCCTTCGGGAAGATGCCGCGCCAGATCGCTTCACGCTGACTGGCGTCCGGGAAGGGAAACTGAACCACGAAACGCAGGCGTCGGCTGAAGGCGGCGTCGAGGGCTGCGCGGTGATTCGTCGTGAGCACGGCCAGACCGCGATAGCACTCCATGCGCTGGAGCAGGTAGCTGACCTCGATATTGGCGTAGCGATCGTGACTGTCCTTGACCTCGCTCCGCTTGCCGAACAGGGCGTCCGCCTCGTCGAACAGCAGGATGGCGCCCACGTCTTCGGCAGCGTCGAAGACCTTGCGCAGGTTCTTTTCCGTCTCGCCGATGTATTTGCTGATGACCGATGAGAGGTCGATGCGATAGAGCGGCAGCCGCAGTTCATGGGCGAGCACCTCGGCGGCCAGGGTTTTTCCGGTGCCCGATTCGCCGGCGAACAGGGTGGCAAGCCCGAGCCCGCGTTCGCTGCTGCGCGCGAAGCCCCAGTCGTGAAGCACGCGGATGCGCTGCCGATAGTGCACGACGATCTGTTCAAGCGTCCGCCGCTGGCTGGGCGGCAGCACCAGATCCGCCCAGCCGGCGCGCGGCGTGATGCGTTGGGCAAGCTCGAGCAGGGCGGCATCGTCACCGCCGCAGTGCCGGTCGAGTGCTTCGGGCAGTTGTTCGTGCGGCAGCGTGCGCGTCAGTGCCGCAATCTGGTCGATGCGACGTGCACCCAGCCTGTATCGCCCGGACAGGGCCTCGATGGTTTCGTTCAGCGCGGGCGCGGCGTCTGCCAGCGCACGACGCCACAGCGCACGCTCGCTGGCGAAATCCGGTTTGTCGATGCGTTCGACATGAGCGGGCATGTCGAGATTGAGCGGATCACGGGTTGATATGAAGACCAGCCCCTGCATCTGCCGAAGCAGGCCCGCAAGTGCGCTGGCATGGTCTTCCGCCTCGGTGACGAGCAGGGCCGAACCCAGGAGCATGGCCTCGCGCTGCCAGAGCGTGGCCAGTGCTGCACAATCCCCGGGCTCGGCGGGAATGTGGGCTGCGTCCAGGCAGAGCAGGCGGATCGCCAGCGCATCGGTGACGCTGCGGGCCACATCCCGCTGGGCAGCCCGGTCGCTGCCGCATAGCTGCACGATGGTGCGGGGGGCGCCTTGCCGTTCCAGGTGCCCGACGATGGAATGGACATGCTCGCGGTGCTCGTCGGCCAGCAAGCCGACCGGGGTTGCGGGTTGCATCAGCGCCTGAAGCCCGGCATCGAGCGTATTGATCCCGGCCAGAAAATGCAGCACGCGTTCCGCGAGACGAATGCGCCCGTTTGTCAGCCCGTGGCTGTCGTCCACTTCGATCAGGCGCCAGCGTCGCAATGGCGCGGTCGGCACGATGGCACTCCAGTGCGGCTCGATCAGCGTGGACAGGGCCAGACTGAAGGTGACGAAGGCCTCGCCAGTGCGCTGCTGGCAGACCTTGGCGATGCCCGCGTCCATCTCGATCCCGGCGGCAAGCAGGACGATATCCCGTTCGAAAGGGGAGAGCGAAAAACTCGTGGCCAGCGCGTCAATGGCGGCCGGCGCCGGAAGGTGGTCGCGGCATGCCGCCAGCGCGTAGTTGGCTTCATCGAGATCGCCATCACCCAGCAGCGCGCGCAAGCGCGCGAACTCGGCGGCCAGGTACTGCTGGTTCGCGTTCGTCCAGTCCAGTTCAAGCGGCGCGTTCATGTGATCGTCACCCGCAGGTCGAAGAAGGTGGGCGGCGTGGTGCTGCGATCGACAATGGGGCTGTCGACGCCGTCGATGCGCAGGCGGGCGAGGTAGGCGCCCGGCGTGGCGTCCCGGGCAATGAAGTCCAGGCTGGCGGTGGGCGCGACGAAGCTCTCCGGATACAACTCCTGCTGACCGAGCAACAGGGAGACGGTCTGGCCGGGGCGCAATTGCGGGGTGAAGTCGATGGTGATCTGCGCGTCGCCGCTGCCGTCGCGTGCAACCGATGTGGGCAGATTGGTGATGTTCGGGGCGATCACCGCGCCCAGGCGGTTGCTGGTGCGGGGGCTGGTTTCATCGGGCATCACGAGTTGTGCGGAGACGTCGTACACCCCCACTGGAAAATCGGCGGCCGCGCTGGCGGGAATGGTGAAATCCATATGCCCGCCGGTACTGGTGCCGCTGGCGGCCACGTTCTGCGTGATGGAAAAGCGCTCATTGCTCAGCCGCACCTCACGGGCCGTGCCGTCGAGGTGGTGCCCGGTGAGTCGAACCCCGGCATCGAGCTGGATGACCGTCTGCGCGCCGTCGGGCATCACGGCCTCGATGGTCGGCAAGGGCGGCACCATCGACGGCGACACGACGACGCCGCGCTCGCGGCCGGAGACAGGATCGACTTCGCCGCGACTGAGCACGGGCAGGCTCGGTCGGGTGCTTTGCTGTGCCTCGATGAGCACGACCGAGATCTGGTAGGCCGCACTGGGGCGGAAATGCGACTGGGTAGCCGTCCACAATCGCGACATTTCTTCGGTGTCGAGAAAGTGCGGCGTGATCTTCAGACTCTCGACCTGATCAGCCAGTCCGCATTCGGCCAGCGCCCTCAGACTCGAGGGCAACTCGGTGCCCAGATCGGGCGAGGGGGCGAGCGAGCGCCGGATCATGTCACGGGTGATGACCGGGAACTCGTGCATGAGCTGCATGGCGTAGCCGAGCAGGATCTCGCGGTGCAGCGGTTCGCTGCCGTAGGCGCTGATGAGATAGTGCAGATCGAGCGCCAGGGGCGCGTTGGTGAGCCGGTGACGTCCGCTACCGTCGCGCGAGGGCAGATCGCTGTTGCGCCAGCCGGTGTTCGGGGTCACCTGATAGAGAAACACGTTGAGCTGCGACGACTCGCTGCCCTCGCCGCCGAGCACCCGGTCCGGTGCCAGTGTGGTCACCGAGACGGTACTGCCGGTGACCGCGGCCACGTCATGGTCAACGACGCCGTCGTTGAGCCGGTCGCGCAGCACCTGGGTGACGCCCGCAATCGCCAGTGCCGAACTCATGCGCCACCTCCGCGTTTGCGTGCGAGATAGTCTTCAAGCGACATGGGGGTTTTGCCCATGTTGCGCCTCTGTTTGGCGGGCGGCGTCGAGGGCGCGGCGGCCGTGACCTCGATCCGGCCGATGTGCACGTGCACCTCGGTGGGCTCATGAACATTTGATCCCGCATCGCTCAATGGTGCCGCGGCCAGTGAGAACGCCTGTTGTTGCGTGGGCGTATGTTCGTCGGGGCGGACCAGTGGGGCGGGCATCGGCATGGGCGTGCCGGCGTGCGTTGCGCGGGGCTGTGGGCGCAATGTCTCGCGGGTGCGTGTCTGCTCGCGAGAGGGATCGGCGTCCAGGTGCGGCGACAGATCCGGCGCATGGACCTGTTGAGCGTCTTCCAGTTCGGTGCGGAGCCGAGAAGCGGCGTCGGTCGCGATGGGCGCGGGGGCTGCCACCGTCCTGATGTCTTCCTGAACTCGGAGATCGCTTGGCGCTGGCGCCTGGACTCGTGACGGCGTCGCTCCGCGCCGGGCGGGAAGCTGCGGATCGACCAGGCGGGTTTCCGGCGTGCTCAATCCTGATCGCGATGCCGCTTCGACGGTAGCGTCCGCCGGGTGAGCATGGGGGATGCCGTCCGTCTCCGCAAACGGCTCGGCCGGCGGGGGCGACTGGGCGGGATTTTCCGAGAACGCCGGCGGCGCCTGGTAGGGCAACGCGGCCGCCGCTCTCACGCGAGGGCGCTCTGATGCTGTGCTTGCGAGACGTCTGAGCAAGGTGTTCATGGATTGATCCTCGCCAGATAGGCCGCGCGGCGGGTGTGGCTGAGGTCAAGAATGGCCGCTTCCGACCAGCCATAGGCGCTGGCAAGTCGATGGATGTCGTCGAGCAATCTGCCCGCGTGTCGATCCAGTTCGTCCCAGAAGTAGGCAGCGACGTCCAGACTGGCGGTGACGCCCGTGCCGCAGGCCGGGCAGGGCATCGTCAAGGAGAGATCGGCCCACGGGTCGATGGCATCCATGGCGTCGCCCACCGGATCGATGAGCGCGGCGAGTTCGGTTGCCTCACCCTCAGCACCGCCGTCCGGGTCGAGGCAGGCGCGCAGCAGCGCGATGGCGGCCTGTTCCGGATCGGACGTGTGCAGTGTGCCGAGCAGGTCCCGGCTTGAGGGAACCCGAAAGCGCAAGCCCGCGACGTCGAAGGGCGCCGGCCGGGTGGTGGGGGCGGGGGGCAGCATCGCCGGGTCGAGTTCGAACTCCATGCGCTCGCCACATTCGGGGCAATCGAGCCAGGCCGGCAGGGCGTCGCCGAAGCACTGCTGGCGCAAGCGCATGATGGCCGCGTTGCGCATGCCGAGGGGCTCGTCGGCGAGGGCGTCGGGCGCCGCCTCGGGGCGGGCCAGGGCGAACAGCAGCAAGGCCCGGTCGATCGGGTGCCGGCGAGCGCCGGTCTCCCAGACCGCGAGCAAGCGCGCCGGGTCGATGATGCTCATGACGATTACGCCGGCTCGGTGTAGCTCGGTTCGGACGGCTCTGTTACGTCGTAGTCACGTTCCCAGCCCTCGTTCTCGAGCTTGATGGTCTGGATGGCCACCGCATTGGCATTGGCATCGAGTTCGGGCAGGGCCTGGTATTCGGACACCCAGCAGCGGAACACCTTGTAGGCGATCGCCAGCTGGCCGGCCTCGTTATAGACCTCGATGATCAGGTCCTTGCGGAAGTCCTTGAGCGAGGTCTCCGAACCCAGACCGGCGCCGAAATTCCACACCTTGTTGGCCCACTGCTCGAATTCCACATCGTGCGTGACCCCGCGCTCCAGAGTGATGGCCTCGAACTTGGTCCGGCCGGGCGACTTGCGCGTCATCGACGGGTCGCCGCCTTCGCGGTGTTCGACCAGTTCGGTGCTGCGCTTGAGTGCGCCCACCTTGCTGATGCCGGCCACGTAGCGGCCGTCCCATTTGACGCGGAATTTGAAGTTCTTGTACGGGTCGAAGCGCTGTGCGTTGACGCTGAACTGTGCCATTGGTGTTTCTCCTAGAACTCACTGCGGTCTTCGAAGGGACGCTCATCCGCCGGGCCGCCCCAAAGATGGGCGCAGCCCCCTCGGGGGGCAGAGAGCGAAGCGAACGTAGGGGTGGTCATACGTCGATCTGACCAGCCATCTGCTGGATCTTGAGCACCACGAATTCCGCGGGCTTGAGCGGGGCGAAACCGACCACGATGTTTACGACGCCGCGGTCGATGTCGTTCTGGGTGGTCGTTTCCGAATCGCATTTGACGAAGTAGGCATCCTTGGGGCTGCTGCCCTGGAAGGCGCCCTGACGGAACAGGGTCTGCATGAAGGCCCCGATGTTGAGCCGGATCTGTGCCCACAGGGGGGCATCGTTGGGCTCGAACACCACCCACTGGGTGCCACGGAAGAGGCTCTCTTCGATGTACAGGGCCAGTCGGCGCACGGGGATGTATTTCCATTCCGAAGCGAGTACATCAGCGCCGGCAAGCGTGCGTGCGCCCCACACCAGATGACCGGTGACCGGGAAGGTACGCAGGCAGTTGAGACCCAGGGGATTGAAGATGCCGTTCTGGGCATCGGTCAGGGTGTAGGTGAGGCCACGGGTGCCGGAGAGTGAAGCCTCCTGTCCGGCGGGGGCCTTCCACACCCCGCGCTGGACATCCGTGCGGGCGATGATGCCGGCGATGGCCCCGGACGGGGCGAAGGTCGCGAGCCGGTTTTCGGCCAGCGGGTCCGGCATGCGCAGGCGTGGGAAGTAGGCCATGGCATTGATGGCCTGGGCGTTGCCGATGATGCCGCGCAAGGTGTCCAGGTCGCCGGTGATGTTCGCGGCGTTCAAGGCGCCCTCCGACCAGCTGGCAGGCGAGTCGACGATGAGCATGGCGCGCCGATCCTGGCAATAACCGGCGGCAATGCCCCAGGTGGAGTCCGGCACATCGGTGTTGCGATCGAGCGGCGGAATGACCATGAGGTTGAACAGGTTGGCATCTTCCAGCGCGTAGATGCCCTCACGGGCGTTCTGGTCGCCTTCGACTTCAGCGTTTGTGATGGCGCTGCCGTCGTCCGTGGCATTGCCGGCAGCGGCCACGTCGGCCGCGTCGGTCGGATGTGCGCCATCGCCGGTGCTGGTGCGCACATTCACGAGTGCCGATTGGGCGTTGACGACCGTATCGACATGGCGCGGATGCGTGACGTTGGTCGAGACGTTGCGAAACAGCTCGCTGGCAATGGCAGTGCCACCGGGCACGTCGAGTTCTTCCACCAGCAGATTGAATAGCGTCAGGTCCGACGAGTCGGCCGTGTCGTGGTCCACCGTGGCGCGCAGGTTGCTGCCCCACAGACCAGGGCTGGCCGCTTCGAGCACGAGCGCCGTGCCGTCGGTGGCCAGGGTGATGGTTGCAGTACTGCCGGCAATGTCGCCATTGAAGACGCGCACGATCAGGGCGTCGCTGCCGCCGTGCTGGAAAAACTGGTTGACCGAATAGCTCATCGGGGCCGGTTGCCAGAGACCGCCGAAGATGCGCGTGAATTCGGCAAAACTCTGGACGCGTACCGGCTCGTTCACCGGCCCGCGCAGGGCGCGTCCGATAAACGCGGTGATTGAGGTTGCAACCCCGGTGATGGTGCGCACCCCGCTGGGCACTTCCTCGATATAGACGCCGGGATAAGTCAGGGCTGACGGCATGGCATAGGCTCCTCGTTCCAACAGACCGTGGATGTCCCGAGTCCGAATCGTGCCGGTGCTCTGGATCGGCCACTAGATATGGGTACGACAGGCTGCAGGGCAGCGGAAGGCCAGACAAGGCAGAGGTGCGACAGCGGCTTTCATGCGCCATTGTGGCGGTCAGCACTTGCAGGGCTTTTTCAGCCTAGGAACAATGCCATCTGGATGCAACCGTGAAACGGGGTAAATAGTGCGCGACAGGCTTGTGCGCTAGTTCGCTGAAAACCTGTACGGGTGACTTGCGCTCGCAGCGCAGCGAGGCAGGAACGCGGACGCTTCGCGGGCTTGGGCGGGATGAAATCGCGAAATATCGCACCTGCAGCGACAGGCGATTGGTGCGCTTGTCATGGCGCCTTGCGCCCCCTCCGTTTTGCAACAAAATATTTACCGCGTGTGCTCGCCGTGGTTTGGCGTGCCGCCGCTGGCCCGCTGCGGGGCGAGGGGCGGATTTGATTGATCGAGCAAACGGAAGGGCGTATTCGTCCGACGCGCTGTCAGAAGCGGCGCACGCGACCGTGTCGATGGTCGCGCGTGCTCACGCGTTATTGACCTTCTTCAGCCGGTACGACAGTTGGGGGCGGGTAATGCCGAGCGCGCGCGCCGCGGCCGACAGATTGCCATCGGCCTGCTCGACGGCGTGACGGATCAGGGTGGCTTCGACTTCATCCAGCGAGCCGGCGCTTTCGAGCAGACGCTCCGCAAGCTGCGTCGGGTTCGTAGTGCTGGTCTTTTCCAGTTCACCGTCGCGGCTGATGCACTCCTGACCGGCATCGTCTCCCGCCTGCCCGAAGAAGAGGTGTTGTGACTCGATCCAGTCGTGCTGCGTGGCGAGAATCACGCCGCGTTCGATGGTGTTTTCCAGCTCACGGATGTTGCCCGGCCAGGGATGCTGTTTCAGGCTGCGCATGGCCTTGTCGGTGATGCCCAGGAGCTTTTTCTCGTGCACGGCGCAAAAGCGCTTGATCATGGCATCGACGAGCAAGGGCAGATCCGAGATGCGCTCGCGCAGCGGCGGGATGGTGACCGGATAGACATTGAGCCGGTAGAACAGGTCGCTGCGGAAGCGGCCTTCGCGCACCGCTTTTTGCAGATCCACATTGGTGGCCGCCACCAGACGTACATTGACCTTGCGGACCT
Coding sequences within:
- a CDS encoding phage tail sheath family protein, whose product is MPSALTYPGVYIEEVPSGVRTITGVATSITAFIGRALRGPVNEPVRVQSFAEFTRIFGGLWQPAPMSYSVNQFFQHGGSDALIVRVFNGDIAGSTATITLATDGTALVLEAASPGLWGSNLRATVDHDTADSSDLTLFNLLVEELDVPGGTAIASELFRNVSTNVTHPRHVDTVVNAQSALVNVRTSTGDGAHPTDAADVAAAGNATDDGSAITNAEVEGDQNAREGIYALEDANLFNLMVIPPLDRNTDVPDSTWGIAAGYCQDRRAMLIVDSPASWSEGALNAANITGDLDTLRGIIGNAQAINAMAYFPRLRMPDPLAENRLATFAPSGAIAGIIARTDVQRGVWKAPAGQEASLSGTRGLTYTLTDAQNGIFNPLGLNCLRTFPVTGHLVWGARTLAGADVLASEWKYIPVRRLALYIEESLFRGTQWVVFEPNDAPLWAQIRLNIGAFMQTLFRQGAFQGSSPKDAYFVKCDSETTTQNDIDRGVVNIVVGFAPLKPAEFVVLKIQQMAGQIDV